ACACGAAAGAAGAACTACACGGCAACAAAAATACAATTTGTGTTCATGTAGTTAgcagcttttcaaaaaaaaattaaggcagagTCTTGCCTTTGTTATGCCATTAAAAACATTCTTGTTCCCTAAGGAGAAGCATTCTGGATTCGTCAAATACCCAACCGAGGCTGGCCTGCGAGTTCAAGTTTTGTAAAACACACAAAACGAAACAGAAAAACCCCATAACTTATGCTATCACATGTATGTGCCATCGggtcatggggtgggggaggggggagaggaggcgTGTTGAGTGCTCTAAGGTTAAATCTCCGAGCTTACAGTCCTTTCTTCGACGCCACCGTACTCGCCTCGGTCCCTTGTGGCCACGTGCCTTGACCCACCTCTTCACCAGTACCGTCGTCGTCGTCTGAATAACTGCTTGGGGCCTTTGACCAACAGACTGTTAGCTGCAAGTCAATATTCCAGAGGAGGAAGCAGTCAGATCTCCGACTCTCGCCTTAAGGGCCTGGGCTCTAGAGGTACGCTTGCCTGGTTGTGAAGGTCTAGGTCAGGGGGCGTGTCCGTACTCGTGCTTTCTGGAACTCCGTTTTCACTGTCATCTTCCTCTTTGCTTGTGAGGGCAACTTCGTTTTCGTAGCAAAAGGAATTAGCATTTGAGAGGATGTATTTCTTTTCGGCTAAGTCTCTGGCACTACAGAGGGGCGTGTTGGGCACTTCGTAGGTCTTGTGGAACCTTGAGTAGTCCACTTTGTAGTAGTGCTTCTCCTCGAAGAGGACAGGCTCGTAGCGGTGGCCCCAGAGGATCTCATTCGCCAGATAGGAGCTACGGCACTGGGTGGTCATGGCCGTGGCCTCCACCATGCCCTCCAGGATGACAACAATTTCAAAGTCTGCGTTGTCGATGTCCTGTTTACTCAAGTCGTATAAAGGACTGTCTTCATCTATCTCGTGGACTATGGTGATGGGGGACACCAGAAATATCCGGTCAATCCCGCTGTCGAACCCAACGTTGATATCTATTTGATCCAGGGGGATGTACTCCCCCTCGGAAGTGATTCGGGATTTGAGCAGCTGGGCTCTCACGTGGGCCTCCACCAAGTGGCTCTTCCGAAGGTTGCCCACCCGCCACATCAAGCACAGCTTGCCATCTCTCATGGCGATCACAGCGTTGTGGCTGAAGACCAGAGTCTCGTTCCTCTTCTTTGGCTTGGCCATCTTCGCCATGACCGCGCCGATGATGAAGGCATCGATGATGCAGCCCACGATGGACTGGAAGACCACCATGAACACGGCAACTGGGCATTCGTCGGTGACACAGCGGAAGCCGTAGCCTATGGTCGTCTGGGTCTCGATGGAGAAGAGGAAGGCCGCCGTGAAGCTGTTGACCTCGGACACGCAAGCCTTGCTCTCTTTAGATGCATCCAGATCGCCATGGAGCAGAGCTATCAACCAAAACACACAGCCAAAGAACAGCCAGGAGAGCACGAACGCCAGGCAGAAGATGACCAGCATCCACCGCCAGCGAATGTCCACGCACGTGGTAAAGATGTCTGCGAGGTACCGCTGGCCCTTCTCCCCCACGTTGATGAACTGGACGTTGCAGTGGCCGTCTTTCTTCACAAAGCGGCTCCTGCACTGCTGTCGGGTGTGGACCTTACTCTTCCCGTTCCCAAAGCCATTGGCAACCGCCATGGTGGCCAACTTCATCCCGTCCTCTTCGGAAGAGACGATGCTGTAGCGGTTGGTCCGCACACTGCCCATCGCTCCTGCTGTGGACGCCAGTGcttctgctttggaaaacagtctgagTTTTTGCAAGACCCTTTGGAGAAACAGTTTTGAATGCTCGGTGAGGACACACACGCCAAAGAAGAAGGAGAGACGGCGGGCGGGCCTCCAGGAGCCTGGGGGTTCTACCAAGGTCTGTCTCCGGACATGCAGAGCCACCTCAGTAACTCAGCTGACATCCAGGGGAGGACATGACCTGGAAACAACGAGACAAGGCGTTATTCATCCGAAAAGAAGGCATCGGCAAGGAGTTCTGCTCTCTAGGGGGACACTTCCCAGTGGATGTACACCCTGCGCTGAATTAGAAGGTGTTCTTAACTGCTTTGTCCCctgaactgtatttttttattgtactTAAAAAGCATCAAGTCATCGAACGTGGAAGAGTTTGGGGGAGTCTTTCAACCAATCAAAATGTCAGGTTCTTTTccccctgtttttttcttttttttttttttttttttttccagcaatcTAGGCGATCCTATTTTCCAGAGAAACCCCTCTTATCCTCTCTCGTGCCTACTCTGCTTGCTAGGGCCTCAGGATGTCAAGCAGAAGGGAGACTGGCTGAGCAAGGCCAAGGTTTGTCACGAGGCTTTGGGAACTCAGACACGTCCAGAGGACCGTTCGTATACACGCAGCATATTAATATTAACTGAGCTGCAGGTGCATTGGGGGAGAATAGAGCGGAGCCCTCGAGGACACGGTGGAAATCAGAAGGCACAGACTATTTTGTTTAAACGATTAAACAATCATTTTtcttaatcattaaaaaaacaaagaaaaagaaaaacaaaaaaccaacaactgaGCAGACAGCCCTTAGAGTGATCTGAACTCGGTCCCAATTTCTGGAGACTGTTTGGGCTTGCTCCATCACTTCGCACGGCGCTAGCAGCCACTTTGCAGAAATGCCCGATAACATCTCTGTTACTGCGAGTGATTCTGACTTGAAGGCGTGGGTTTGCTCTGGGGGATAAAGAGCGAGTCTGTTGCCTAGCAATGAGTCCTGAAATTCTCCGGAGATGGGACTGCCATGTGTAATGACAGGCTAGGAAGTAAGCACCTCTGTGCCAAAGGACCAGGTCTTTAGCGAGTTGAGATAAGGCAGGAACTCATTTCATGTGGGTCCAATTCCGCGTTTTCCCAAACAGAGACAACTTGGTAGGAGTAGATGACGATTGTCAGTCTGCTCACTTTCACTTCCAGTGCTGCTGTTTGCTCTGGGTTCCCATGGAGAAGGCACTCACCTTTACCTAACGTGAACCAATAATCGTTTGCAGTCTTCTCCTCTAGCCTCATCCTAACCCAGATAAAAAAAACGATCCATCGCCTTGAACTTCCCATCTTCACTCCCAAGAAacgattttgttttccttgactAACAGAAGTGTCTAAGAGAAAGTCCAAAGTGTCTCCTCTATCAAATAGAAGTGAACAAAATGAACCCCGGCATAGAACTGAAAACCCAGAAGCGACTCTCCACTTGTCAAACAACCCAATCGATCTCCTGtaggaaaggggtgggggtggggggcaatggaAAACAGATGGGAAGGAGCAGAAAGTCACTGAAGCCCTGATTATGAGGACgccactttttctttctccaaccACCCCCCCAACCGCACAGAGATTAAGTAGTTAACAGAACCAATTTCAGCCGAGCCACCTGCCAACAAATAAAGCGAgtcatttatcttgtttttgagcaccccccccccttcaAGAGAGGCAAGGTGCATTGTCTTTGAAAATGCCTTGTTACAGTCTTTTCACTTCTCTCTCCTTATCCAAGTTATTATGCAAGAATGTGCCCCAACACATTTTTCCTGAGATTAGTCATCTGTGAAAATTGCAATGTGTGTTACATTTTGGCAGCTTTTGACACGTAAATGATGCCCGATTTGAAAGTGCCTttgaattactttataaaaagaaGTTACTGTGCCTTCCTAGTCTTCCACCTGCTTCAATGTTTTGTCTGCTTCCCTATGAAGTTTGCACTTGGACAAAAGAAATAAGACTCCTATTCCTCAGGGTTCTAGATCCTGGacatggaaagaatttttttcaacagTGCTTTCAGATTACTGGGCTCATAGGATATTGCCAAGGATTTCTACGCAAAACCAGAGAGAGATAAGGATACAACATCAGATGCAGGTGTACTTTCCAaaaaagggggagaagaggaggccTCATTTAAATAGTACTTGAATCCTTGAGGTCTGGATGACTTCAGAATCGTATATTATAAGCTGACACCAAGAAATTCCC
The Vulpes vulpes isolate BD-2025 chromosome 2, VulVul3, whole genome shotgun sequence genome window above contains:
- the KCNJ2 gene encoding inward rectifier potassium channel 2, producing MGSVRTNRYSIVSSEEDGMKLATMAVANGFGNGKSKVHTRQQCRSRFVKKDGHCNVQFINVGEKGQRYLADIFTTCVDIRWRWMLVIFCLAFVLSWLFFGCVFWLIALLHGDLDASKESKACVSEVNSFTAAFLFSIETQTTIGYGFRCVTDECPVAVFMVVFQSIVGCIIDAFIIGAVMAKMAKPKKRNETLVFSHNAVIAMRDGKLCLMWRVGNLRKSHLVEAHVRAQLLKSRITSEGEYIPLDQIDINVGFDSGIDRIFLVSPITIVHEIDEDSPLYDLSKQDIDNADFEIVVILEGMVEATAMTTQCRSSYLANEILWGHRYEPVLFEEKHYYKVDYSRFHKTYEVPNTPLCSARDLAEKKYILSNANSFCYENEVALTSKEEDDSENGVPESTSTDTPPDLDLHNQASVPLEPRPLRRESEI